The bacterium genome includes a region encoding these proteins:
- a CDS encoding type IV toxin-antitoxin system AbiEi family antitoxin domain-containing protein: protein MSIDVSAKINQLLKKAPHNVVLTTAWLAEQGISSQLMAKYVKYDWFTCIAKSAYIRSEEKVTLEGGLFALQSQLGLSIHIGATTALSYQNISHFLKTNNEKILFGTRKETLPVWFEKYFSNFKIIKTEFLQKDVGIIDYNAGDNTIKISSVERAVLEVLYLCPDKASLKESYQLMEMLVNVRPGLMQELLEKCNSVKVKRLFLYMAEKINHDWLKYIETDKIDIGKGKRVVSKNGKLDKKYNIVIENLEEI from the coding sequence ATGAGTATAGATGTTTCAGCAAAAATAAACCAACTGTTAAAAAAAGCACCTCATAATGTTGTTTTAACGACTGCATGGCTCGCAGAACAAGGAATCAGTTCTCAATTAATGGCAAAATATGTAAAATATGACTGGTTTACTTGTATTGCTAAAAGTGCATATATTCGTTCTGAAGAAAAAGTGACTCTTGAGGGCGGGCTTTTTGCTCTGCAATCACAATTAGGACTTTCTATACATATCGGAGCCACAACGGCTTTGTCTTATCAAAATATAAGTCATTTTCTCAAAACTAATAACGAGAAAATTTTGTTTGGAACCAGAAAAGAAACTCTTCCTGTCTGGTTTGAGAAATACTTTTCAAATTTTAAAATTATTAAAACTGAGTTTTTGCAAAAAGATGTGGGAATTATTGATTACAATGCAGGTGATAATACTATAAAAATATCTTCAGTTGAAAGAGCAGTATTAGAAGTTTTATACCTTTGTCCTGATAAAGCCAGTTTAAAAGAATCGTATCAACTTATGGAAATGTTGGTAAATGTTCGACCCGGTCTGATGCAGGAGCTTCTGGAAAAATGTAATTCTGTTAAGGTTAAACGACTATTTCTTTATATGGCAGAAAAAATAAACCACGACTGGCTTAAATATATAGAAACAGATAAAATAGATATAGGAAAAGGGAAAAGAGTTGTTTCGAAAAATGGAAAGCTTGATAAAAAATATAATATAGTTATAGAAAATCTGGAAGAAATTTAA
- a CDS encoding nucleotidyltransferase domain-containing protein translates to MPDKKINIVINKLNEKLAVVFNNFIGTYLYGSMAKGTYTENSDVDIIIIFSEKLSYEEERKLAGIIGLLEYESDLFIDYHPYTMNDLEKNPIFLREVVEKGIYYEAA, encoded by the coding sequence ATGCCAGATAAAAAAATCAATATAGTTATAAATAAACTTAATGAAAAACTTGCCGTTGTATTTAATAATTTCATCGGCACTTATCTTTATGGGTCAATGGCTAAAGGTACTTATACTGAAAATAGTGATGTTGATATAATCATAATTTTCTCAGAAAAATTAAGTTATGAAGAAGAACGCAAATTAGCAGGAATTATCGGATTATTAGAATATGAAAGTGATTTATTTATTGATTATCACCCTTATACCATGAATGATTTAGAGAAAAACCCTATCTTTTTAAGAGAAGTCGTTGAAAAGGGTATTTATTATGAAGCAGCATAA
- a CDS encoding DUF3892 domain-containing protein — protein sequence MAKWADYLISKVRYVETATTKHIDSVFVHPDNDDSVGTGSDWKRTDVITKIDSGKTFCTITKNSDGNWNKGAKVEKVLIDGTYYLRTDANKTKKDNLGNLLEY from the coding sequence ATGGCAAAATGGGCTGATTATCTTATTTCAAAAGTCAGATACGTAGAAACAGCTACTACTAAACACATTGATAGCGTATTTGTTCATCCAGATAATGATGATTCCGTTGGTACAGGTAGCGACTGGAAAAGAACTGACGTAATAACCAAAATTGATAGTGGAAAAACTTTTTGTACTATCACAAAAAATAGTGATGGGAATTGGAATAAAGGTGCAAAAGTTGAAAAAGTATTGATTGATGGAACTTATTATCTAAGAACTGATGCAAATAAAACTAAAAAGGATAATTTAGGCAATTTACTAGAATATTAA
- a CDS encoding DUF6088 family protein — protein sequence MKKTAKNLIISRIYGRGRGWAFTPNDFIKDFKRWEVDDSLEDLTNENKIRRIMRGLYDYPLYSEILNKTVAPDMEQVANALARKFGWRIQPTGETSLNYLNLSTQIMGNYIYLSDGPSKKYDILGQTLEFKHTTLKEATLQNKIAATVVQAIKATGESNITHEFLNKLKEKFSNDEWQKIKKDSVKAPIWVYNYISEVAAKKENE from the coding sequence ATGAAAAAAACCGCAAAGAATCTAATAATTTCACGAATTTATGGAAGGGGCAGGGGTTGGGCATTTACCCCAAATGATTTTATTAAGGATTTTAAGCGTTGGGAAGTGGATGACTCTCTTGAAGATTTAACAAATGAGAATAAAATTCGCAGAATTATGCGCGGACTTTATGACTACCCATTATATAGTGAGATTTTAAATAAGACTGTAGCACCTGATATGGAACAAGTTGCAAATGCTTTGGCGCGCAAGTTCGGTTGGAGAATTCAGCCAACAGGAGAAACTTCTCTAAATTATTTAAATTTATCAACACAAATAATGGGAAATTACATTTACTTATCGGATGGTCCAAGCAAAAAATATGATATACTCGGGCAAACTTTAGAATTTAAACATACAACGTTAAAAGAAGCTACTTTGCAGAATAAAATTGCAGCTACAGTTGTTCAAGCAATTAAGGCAACAGGAGAAAGCAATATTACTCATGAATTTCTAAATAAACTAAAAGAAAAATTCAGCAATGATGAATGGCAGAAAATCAAAAAGGATAGCGTTAAAGCTCCTATATGGGTTTATAATTATATTTCTGAAGTTGCTGCAAAAAAGGAGAATGAATAA
- a CDS encoding ATP-binding protein — protein sequence MKKRLFGQFFPSYLIIIIIMLLMSVFLTSKILKEFYFDQIKTDLKTRAFLIEEQVNKRLSPANAEYLNNLCKNLDQKTSMRVTIILPSGKVIADSEENPSMMDNHKDRPEIIKALAGQTGDSVRYSHTLRKNMMYVAIPVKENQKITGFLRVALPLLFIDKVLKVIYLKILAEGLIAAFIAVFISFFIAGRISKPLEDLGLGAMQFAKGDLKYRLSIPKTKEIGELAIAMNEMANQLDSKITLITQQSNELEVILASLEEGVIAIDINERIIKLNQAAAKLIGGNLSDIQNHKIQEVIKNSDLNEFIAKSLSTKYHVQEEIIFYTQDKECIIQAYSTALQNTEGSNIGALIVLNDITKLKKLENIRRDFIANVSHELRTPITSIKGYTETLIDGALENREKAEQFINTILNQANRLNSIIEDLLSLSRLEQESKESELVTEESKIIDIIKSAIQLCSIKAESAKVETEFSCPEDIRMSVNSSLIEQVIVNLVDNAIKYSPEGNKVLIEALSKNNELIIKVTDNGCGIPKEHLPRIFERFYRVDKARSRKLGGTGLGLAIVKHICQAHGGYAKVDSTLGIGSSFSIHLPLIP from the coding sequence TTGAAAAAACGATTGTTCGGGCAATTTTTCCCATCATATTTAATAATTATAATTATCATGCTTTTAATGAGTGTTTTCTTAACCTCAAAAATTTTAAAAGAATTTTATTTTGATCAGATTAAAACCGATTTAAAAACAAGAGCCTTTTTAATAGAAGAGCAGGTAAACAAACGCCTTTCTCCTGCAAATGCCGAATATTTAAATAATTTATGCAAGAACCTTGACCAAAAAACTTCAATGAGAGTTACGATAATACTTCCTTCAGGCAAGGTTATTGCTGATTCGGAAGAAAATCCTTCCATGATGGATAATCACAAAGACCGTCCTGAAATCATTAAAGCACTTGCCGGTCAAACTGGGGATTCTGTGCGATACAGTCATACTTTAAGAAAAAACATGATGTATGTTGCTATACCTGTTAAAGAAAATCAAAAAATAACAGGATTTTTAAGAGTTGCGCTGCCTTTATTATTCATAGATAAAGTGCTTAAGGTTATTTATCTCAAGATTCTTGCTGAGGGACTAATTGCAGCTTTTATAGCTGTTTTTATAAGCTTTTTTATAGCCGGACGAATAAGCAAGCCGCTCGAAGACTTAGGGCTGGGAGCAATGCAATTTGCAAAAGGGGATTTGAAATACAGACTTTCCATCCCTAAAACTAAAGAAATAGGCGAACTTGCTATAGCGATGAATGAAATGGCAAATCAATTAGACAGTAAAATAACTCTTATTACGCAGCAAAGCAACGAGCTTGAGGTTATTCTGGCGAGTCTGGAAGAAGGTGTTATCGCAATAGATATAAACGAAAGAATTATAAAATTAAATCAGGCAGCTGCAAAGTTAATAGGCGGCAATTTGTCGGATATTCAAAATCATAAAATACAAGAAGTAATAAAAAATTCCGACTTGAACGAATTTATTGCAAAGTCTCTTTCTACAAAATATCATGTGCAGGAAGAAATTATTTTCTACACTCAGGATAAAGAATGTATTATTCAGGCTTACAGTACGGCTCTTCAAAACACTGAAGGCTCAAACATTGGTGCTTTAATAGTATTAAATGACATAACCAAACTTAAAAAACTGGAAAATATAAGGCGTGACTTTATTGCCAATGTTTCTCATGAACTCAGAACCCCTATTACCTCAATTAAAGGTTATACAGAAACATTAATTGACGGAGCATTGGAAAATAGAGAAAAAGCAGAACAATTTATTAATACTATTTTAAATCAGGCAAATCGTCTTAATAGCATTATTGAAGACCTTTTAAGCCTTTCAAGGCTGGAGCAGGAATCAAAAGAAAGTGAGCTGGTTACTGAAGAAAGTAAAATAATTGATATTATAAAATCCGCAATTCAGTTGTGTTCAATAAAAGCTGAATCAGCAAAAGTAGAAACAGAATTTTCATGTCCTGAAGATATCAGGATGTCGGTTAATTCTTCACTGATAGAGCAGGTCATAGTAAATCTGGTTGATAATGCAATTAAATACAGTCCTGAAGGAAATAAAGTATTAATCGAAGCATTATCAAAAAACAACGAACTTATTATTAAAGTTACAGATAATGGATGCGGTATCCCCAAAGAGCATTTGCCACGGATATTTGAAAGATTTTACAGAGTTGATAAAGCAAGAAGCAGAAAATTGGGAGGCACTGGCTTAGGTTTGGCTATCGTTAAACATATTTGTCAGGCCCATGGAGGCTATGCAAAAGTAGACAGTACCCTTGGCATAGGCAGCTCTTTTTCAATACATCTGCCGCTTATTCCTTAA
- a CDS encoding metallophosphoesterase: protein MKLRLISDIHTDINKKKNYQFDFGDDFVVACGDISGDRFATEEWIKSNIKNGIFVEGNHLGYNQVTFDSGDTKEHSIKYLKNKFKKGNVRFLENNIHIVEDVVFIGCTLYTDFSLFGNPIYCSRMAWKSMNDFRYVNVKDKDRVRTLYVTDTVKWHKKSVNFINKTCKSYPDKKIVVVSHHAPSIDCISEEYKEDRLSAAFASNLDWIMKENDNLVLWCHGHVHSDVDFTKYGTRVVCCPWGYYNENNKDISSYGVIIDTDSL, encoded by the coding sequence ATGAAGCTTAGACTAATATCCGATATTCATACTGATATAAACAAAAAGAAAAATTACCAATTTGACTTTGGTGATGATTTTGTCGTTGCTTGCGGAGATATATCAGGAGACCGATTTGCAACAGAAGAATGGATAAAATCTAATATTAAAAACGGCATATTTGTTGAAGGTAATCATTTGGGATACAACCAAGTTACTTTTGATTCAGGTGATACAAAAGAGCATTCAATAAAATATCTAAAAAATAAATTCAAAAAAGGCAATGTTCGTTTTTTAGAAAACAATATACACATTGTTGAAGATGTTGTTTTTATAGGCTGCACTTTATATACAGACTTTTCTTTGTTCGGTAATCCTATTTACTGCTCTAGGATGGCTTGGAAATCAATGAATGATTTTAGATATGTGAATGTCAAAGACAAAGATAGAGTAAGAACATTGTACGTAACTGATACAGTAAAATGGCATAAAAAGAGTGTTAATTTTATAAACAAAACCTGTAAGAGCTATCCTGATAAGAAAATTGTAGTAGTTTCTCATCATGCTCCAAGTATAGACTGCATAAGCGAAGAATACAAAGAAGATAGACTAAGTGCCGCTTTTGCAAGTAATTTAGATTGGATAATGAAAGAAAATGACAATCTGGTTTTATGGTGCCATGGACATGTGCATAGCGATGTAGATTTTACAAAGTACGGAACAAGGGTAGTTTGTTGCCCTTGGGGATATTACAACGAAAATAATAAAGATATTTCAAGTTATGGAGTAATAATTGATACTGATAGCTTGTAA
- the murC gene encoding UDP-N-acetylmuramate--L-alanine ligase, with protein MENTKIKFSKNNLFRKNLLKEDGYIHFIAIGGIGMSGLAKILIESGYKVSGSDIKNNANIESIENAGGIVKIGHSFENIKDCSLVVVSSAIKSDNSELIEAKKQNIPIIHRSQLLEALMSGFGERKKQFSIGVTGTHGKTTTSGMTAFLFEKAGCDPSFAIGGQLPYFDINSKAGNGDYFVSELDESDGSIELYTPDISIITNLEFDHADHYEKGFEQILETFERYVNDLDENSKIIINTDDSGNLSLLERINHKETVTYSTNAEHPLHKIAIYRAESIAIVPNAKMKIFKNSELLGEITLGVPGVHNISNALASIAAAIECGLSFEKIAGSLEEFTGMKRRFQTVGSFNGARIIDDYAHHPTEVQATLKTAKEVTFNSNNGRVIAIFQPHRFTRLANLWQDFANSFKGADIVYLCDVYPAGEAPIKDVNSKNLCKEITYTESFYISGELEDIAKIVKEEIRENDIILTMGAGNITQLGKIIADKSQL; from the coding sequence ATGGAAAACACAAAAATTAAGTTTTCAAAAAATAATCTTTTTAGAAAAAATTTATTAAAAGAAGATGGATATATTCATTTTATAGCAATAGGCGGGATCGGAATGAGCGGTCTTGCAAAGATTTTAATCGAATCAGGCTATAAAGTTTCCGGTTCTGACATAAAAAATAATGCAAACATAGAATCAATAGAAAATGCCGGAGGCATAGTTAAAATTGGTCATAGTTTCGAAAATATAAAGGACTGCTCTCTTGTAGTTGTAAGTTCTGCTATAAAATCAGATAATTCTGAATTAATAGAGGCAAAAAAACAAAATATTCCGATTATTCATAGATCACAGTTGCTAGAAGCTTTAATGTCAGGATTCGGCGAGAGGAAAAAACAATTTTCAATAGGCGTTACAGGAACACACGGAAAAACGACGACTTCAGGAATGACTGCTTTTTTGTTCGAAAAAGCCGGTTGCGATCCTTCTTTTGCTATAGGAGGCCAACTGCCTTATTTTGATATAAATTCAAAAGCAGGAAATGGAGACTATTTTGTTTCTGAACTTGATGAAAGCGATGGATCAATCGAGCTTTATACTCCTGATATAAGCATTATAACGAATCTTGAGTTTGACCATGCCGATCATTATGAAAAAGGCTTTGAGCAAATCCTTGAAACTTTTGAAAGATATGTAAATGATCTTGATGAAAACTCAAAAATAATAATAAATACCGATGATTCAGGAAATTTGAGTTTGTTGGAAAGGATTAATCATAAAGAAACTGTTACATACAGCACTAATGCTGAACATCCCTTGCATAAAATTGCAATTTATAGAGCCGAATCAATTGCAATTGTTCCTAATGCGAAGATGAAAATTTTTAAAAACAGTGAATTGCTTGGAGAAATTACTCTTGGAGTTCCGGGAGTTCATAATATTTCAAATGCGTTGGCTTCTATAGCTGCTGCTATTGAATGCGGATTAAGTTTTGAAAAAATCGCCGGTTCTCTTGAAGAATTTACAGGAATGAAAAGAAGATTTCAAACGGTTGGGTCTTTTAACGGTGCAAGAATAATTGATGACTATGCTCATCATCCGACTGAAGTTCAGGCAACTTTAAAAACCGCTAAAGAAGTTACATTCAACTCAAATAATGGCAGAGTGATAGCAATTTTTCAGCCTCACAGATTTACAAGACTCGCTAACTTATGGCAGGACTTTGCTAATTCGTTTAAAGGTGCAGATATTGTTTACTTATGTGACGTTTATCCTGCTGGAGAAGCACCTATTAAAGATGTAAACTCAAAAAATTTATGCAAAGAAATAACTTATACAGAGTCTTTCTATATTTCCGGAGAACTTGAAGATATTGCAAAAATTGTAAAAGAAGAAATCAGGGAAAACGATATAATTCTTACAATGGGTGCCGGAAATATTACCCAATTAGGAAAAATAATTGCAGACAAAAGTCAACTTTAA
- a CDS encoding HEPN domain-containing protein, translated as MKQHKDILIANSLLKSKEALDDAKYALEGARLNTAQNRIYYAIFYSVMALGYLNDFITSKHSQLLGWFNKKFIHENNIFDNGIFITYKTAYENRMKSDYEFTYKPDKDIVNKCFEDAQGFINTIENYIKICQN; from the coding sequence ATGAAGCAGCATAAGGATATTCTTATAGCAAATTCTCTATTAAAGTCAAAAGAAGCTCTTGATGATGCCAAGTATGCTTTAGAAGGAGCAAGATTAAATACTGCACAAAACAGAATTTATTATGCTATTTTTTATTCTGTTATGGCTCTTGGGTATTTAAATGATTTTATAACCTCAAAACATAGCCAATTGCTTGGCTGGTTCAATAAAAAATTTATTCATGAAAATAATATATTTGATAACGGAATATTCATAACCTATAAAACCGCTTATGAAAACAGGATGAAAAGCGATTATGAGTTTACTTACAAGCCTGATAAAGATATAGTAAATAAATGTTTTGAAGATGCTCAAGGTTTTATTAATACGATAGAAAATTATATCAAAATTTGTCAAAATTAA
- a CDS encoding nucleotidyl transferase AbiEii/AbiGii toxin family protein — translation MLEKIAAAASAERKAIFLEAASIKNISAAMIEKDFWVCWTLNRLFSDSELQRTLCFKGGTSLSKVFGVIERFSEDIDLILDWNTITKGKEVIQPSKNKQNKKNEEINEAAQNYISTTLKDKVSKLVGDICAITVDEFDKNTLQIEYPKGISDLYLLPHIKLEIGPLAAWTPNEKHPIKPYIDNINKNIKIADIIVPTIILERTFWEKVTILHKEHFRTVEKANPERYSRHYYDLYKIGNSKLFEAALSRIDLLEQVVEFKKRFYPCAWARYDLALQGSLELLPTEENIKYLKDDYEKMKGMIFGEYPSWEDILGYLKELERKLNL, via the coding sequence ATGTTAGAAAAAATTGCGGCGGCGGCATCAGCAGAAAGAAAAGCAATTTTTCTTGAAGCAGCCTCTATAAAAAATATTAGTGCAGCTATGATTGAAAAAGATTTTTGGGTTTGTTGGACGTTAAATAGACTCTTTTCTGATTCTGAATTACAAAGAACTCTTTGCTTTAAAGGAGGCACATCTCTTTCAAAAGTCTTTGGAGTAATCGAACGCTTCTCTGAAGATATAGATTTAATTTTGGACTGGAACACTATTACAAAGGGGAAAGAGGTCATACAGCCATCCAAAAATAAACAAAATAAGAAAAATGAAGAAATTAACGAAGCTGCTCAAAATTATATTTCCACAACTTTAAAAGATAAAGTCTCGAAATTAGTTGGCGACATTTGCGCTATAACTGTAGATGAATTTGACAAAAACACTTTACAAATAGAATATCCTAAAGGTATTTCAGATTTATACTTGCTGCCGCATATAAAACTTGAAATAGGTCCTCTTGCTGCTTGGACTCCAAATGAAAAACATCCTATAAAACCTTATATTGATAACATAAATAAAAATATAAAAATTGCTGATATTATAGTGCCTACGATAATTCTGGAACGCACCTTTTGGGAAAAGGTTACTATTCTGCACAAGGAACATTTTAGAACAGTAGAAAAGGCTAATCCTGAAAGATATTCGCGTCATTACTATGATTTATACAAAATCGGAAATTCTAAACTTTTTGAAGCTGCATTATCAAGAATAGATTTATTGGAACAGGTAGTTGAATTCAAAAAAAGATTTTATCCTTGTGCTTGGGCAAGATATGATTTAGCTTTGCAAGGAAGTTTAGAATTATTACCGACAGAAGAAAATATTAAATATTTAAAAGATGATTACGAAAAAATGAAAGGAATGATTTTCGGTGAATATCCAAGCTGGGAAGATATTTTAGGGTACTTGAAAGAATTGGAACGCAAACTCAACTTATAA
- a CDS encoding TIGR00266 family protein, which translates to MQNRNAHEIDYKIYGDDMQLIEIELDPQESVIAEAGAMTMMSETIGMNTIFGDGSSQEEGLMGKLLGAGKRLLTGATLFMTVFTNNGQGKQHVSFSAPYPGKIIPMDLNLLDGKIVCQKDSFLCAAKGVSIGMEFTKRLGAGFFGGEGFVLQKLEGDGLVFVHAGGAIIEKTLQPGQVLRVDTGCIVAMTKDVDYDIQMVSGIKSMLFGGEGLFFASLKGPGKVWIQSLPLSRLANRLYSAATVAGGKSTEQGSVLGSLGNLLQD; encoded by the coding sequence ATGCAAAACAGAAACGCTCACGAAATTGACTATAAAATCTACGGCGATGATATGCAGCTTATAGAAATAGAACTTGACCCTCAAGAAAGCGTCATAGCAGAAGCCGGAGCAATGACAATGATGTCGGAAACGATAGGAATGAATACAATTTTCGGAGACGGTTCAAGTCAAGAAGAAGGATTAATGGGAAAACTTCTTGGTGCAGGCAAAAGACTTCTTACGGGCGCAACTCTTTTTATGACAGTTTTTACCAATAACGGACAAGGAAAACAGCACGTTTCTTTTTCTGCTCCGTATCCCGGTAAAATTATTCCAATGGACTTAAATTTGCTTGACGGAAAAATCGTCTGTCAGAAAGATTCGTTTCTTTGCGCCGCTAAGGGTGTTTCTATAGGGATGGAGTTCACTAAAAGATTGGGTGCAGGTTTCTTTGGGGGAGAAGGTTTTGTTCTTCAAAAACTTGAAGGAGACGGCTTGGTTTTCGTTCATGCCGGAGGAGCGATTATAGAAAAAACATTACAGCCCGGTCAAGTCTTAAGAGTAGATACAGGCTGTATTGTTGCTATGACAAAAGACGTTGACTATGATATCCAAATGGTCAGCGGTATAAAATCAATGCTCTTTGGCGGTGAAGGATTATTCTTTGCTTCATTAAAAGGACCCGGAAAAGTATGGATTCAATCATTACCTTTAAGCAGACTTGCTAACAGACTTTATTCAGCTGCTACAGTAGCAGGAGGAAAAAGCACAGAGCAGGGAAGTGTTCTCGGCAGTTTAGGAAATCTTTTACAGGATTAA
- a CDS encoding MATE family efflux transporter: MNFFKNIKSLLVFASPIIFGQLGQMLIGAGDVFVAARHGVNTVASISIANAIITIIFMTGFGLLLSISPVLSKERGKKTDINKFLNITLLYAAVLSVIFMIITLSLVPIIPYMGFEKVLVPNIQEYIYICSFSFLGAYIYHALKEFLQSYEKVMFANTVAIIAVFLNLLIAWILVFGCKFIPSIGVQGLAIATLVVRSLMGLALIVYCHKFFKKDFYFDKQYLKKILNIGYPISLSLLLELSAFSFVTILVGNISSVQVAAHSIVFTFASITFMVPLAVSNALGVRIGYAYGAKNYQDIKDNLIAALSLSLSVMSIFALMFLVFPQGLMSIFSTDKNIILTGSGLLFIAALFQIFDGTQITLSGALRGLGSTKPILFTMMFGYWAVGLPLGIYLAFVKHLKIYGLWIGLAVALFTCSLIFSAVLIKKLKKCFADLK; this comes from the coding sequence ATGAATTTTTTTAAGAATATAAAAAGTTTGCTGGTTTTTGCTTCTCCGATAATTTTTGGTCAACTCGGTCAAATGCTTATCGGAGCAGGGGATGTTTTTGTTGCGGCAAGACACGGAGTAAATACCGTAGCTTCAATCAGCATCGCAAATGCAATAATAACCATTATCTTTATGACAGGCTTTGGACTATTGCTAAGCATATCACCCGTTTTATCAAAAGAAAGAGGTAAAAAGACTGATATTAACAAATTTTTAAATATTACTCTTCTTTATGCTGCTGTTTTATCGGTGATTTTTATGATAATAACTTTAAGCTTAGTGCCGATAATCCCTTATATGGGCTTTGAAAAAGTATTGGTGCCGAATATTCAAGAATATATTTATATTTGCAGTTTCTCATTTCTCGGTGCGTATATTTATCACGCCTTGAAAGAATTCCTGCAATCTTATGAAAAAGTTATGTTTGCCAATACTGTTGCAATAATTGCAGTATTTTTAAATCTTTTGATTGCATGGATACTTGTATTCGGCTGTAAATTTATCCCGTCAATAGGAGTACAGGGACTTGCGATAGCAACACTTGTTGTAAGAAGCTTAATGGGACTTGCTCTTATAGTTTATTGTCATAAGTTTTTCAAAAAAGATTTTTACTTTGATAAACAATACCTCAAAAAAATACTAAACATAGGATACCCGATCTCGTTAAGTCTGCTTCTTGAGCTTTCAGCTTTTAGTTTTGTCACTATACTTGTCGGCAACATAAGCTCTGTTCAAGTTGCGGCGCACAGTATTGTTTTTACATTCGCATCAATTACATTTATGGTTCCGCTTGCTGTATCAAACGCACTTGGTGTAAGGATCGGATATGCCTACGGTGCTAAGAATTATCAGGATATAAAAGACAATTTAATTGCGGCACTAAGTCTGTCCTTATCGGTTATGAGTATTTTTGCTTTAATGTTTTTAGTCTTTCCGCAAGGCTTAATGTCTATATTTTCGACTGACAAAAACATCATACTGACCGGCTCGGGATTATTATTTATAGCAGCTTTATTTCAAATATTTGATGGAACTCAGATAACTCTGTCGGGAGCGTTAAGAGGTCTTGGAAGTACTAAACCAATTCTATTTACCATGATGTTCGGTTACTGGGCAGTCGGATTGCCGTTAGGAATTTATCTTGCATTTGTTAAACACCTTAAAATATACGGGCTCTGGATAGGACTTGCTGTTGCTCTTTTTACCTGCTCGCTTATTTTCAGCGCAGTCTTAATCAAAAAGCTTAAAAAATGCTTTGCTGATTTAAAATAA
- a CDS encoding HU family DNA-binding protein: MNKEELVKEVAKKTKMSQKEVAEIIGATVEMITKTVSKGKKVTLVGFGTFEARKRAARTGRNPQTGAELKIAAKTVPAFSAGKKFKEIVNPVKVAAKASK; the protein is encoded by the coding sequence ATGAACAAAGAAGAATTAGTAAAAGAAGTTGCGAAGAAAACCAAAATGTCACAAAAAGAAGTAGCTGAAATTATCGGTGCTACCGTTGAAATGATTACTAAAACCGTTTCAAAAGGCAAAAAAGTTACTTTAGTCGGTTTCGGTACATTTGAAGCTCGTAAAAGAGCAGCAAGAACCGGTAGAAACCCTCAAACAGGCGCAGAACTTAAAATAGCTGCTAAAACTGTTCCTGCTTTCTCAGCCGGTAAGAAATTCAAAGAAATTGTCAATCCTGTAAAAGTTGCTGCAAAAGCTTCAAAATAG
- a CDS encoding cupin domain-containing protein, producing the protein MAKILVKKLTEEELKSLNLDNWGSWTCEVSRFNWEYSDKESCYLFEGEVVVETDEETVEFAAGDFVVFPKGLKCIWDIKKPVRKVYKFGD; encoded by the coding sequence ATGGCAAAAATTCTTGTTAAAAAACTCACTGAAGAAGAATTAAAATCTTTAAATCTTGATAATTGGGGCTCATGGACTTGCGAAGTTTCAAGATTTAACTGGGAATACTCGGATAAAGAATCCTGTTATCTCTTTGAAGGGGAAGTTGTTGTTGAAACAGATGAAGAAACCGTGGAATTCGCAGCCGGTGATTTTGTTGTCTTTCCGAAAGGTTTAAAATGTATTTGGGATATCAAGAAACCTGTCAGAAAAGTATATAAATTCGGGGATTAA